One Diospyros lotus cultivar Yz01 chromosome 1, ASM1463336v1, whole genome shotgun sequence genomic window carries:
- the LOC127791997 gene encoding dolichyl-diphosphooligosaccharide--protein glycosyltransferase subunit 4A — protein MIDDQDLGFFANFLGIFIFVLVIAYHFVMADPKYEGN, from the coding sequence ATGATCGACGATCAAGACCTCGGCTTCTTTGCCAATTTTCTTGGCatctttatttttgtattggtgATTGCATATCATTTTGTGATGGCTGATCCAAAATATGAAGGCAACTAA